Part of the Ictalurus furcatus strain D&B chromosome 28, Billie_1.0, whole genome shotgun sequence genome is shown below.
agacaaacgTCCATAGGGACGCACAAGGATTAAGTTTGACCTCTGTCCTTAGTGAAATTCCAGCGCTGAATAAAGTGGCGCGAAAGGTCGCTGGCTGCCTTCCCATGGACCATGGCTCCGAGGTCACGCCACGGGATGCGCGGCACCATCGTCCGGTCCACGATATCTGAGTGAGAAAATACATTACTACTGCAACTGCAATACGTATACTCCTGCATGCATGCTAGCACAACTCAAATAGTGCTTGGTGGTACCTTCAAAAGGTTTGTCTATCTGTGTCCAGTCCTTCATGAAGAAGTTGTTGTAGTCCTTTCCTAACCACAACAGTGTATTTTTATCACCCGCTCCGCCAGCGACAGCCTTCCTTTTAGtctagagagatagagagagagattcacaaTACAAAACAGAGCATATTCTATAATCCATGATATATAAGTAATATATCAGGTTATAAGTAGTTATATAAGTAATTCCTTGTCATAGCCACCTTTGGAACTGAACATGCACCCTGAATATCTGTGCCCGATACTAAGACGTCAGTTAGCCTGTAATTACTGTCGTCCCATCTGCCGAAAGCAAGGTCCAGCCCGCCCATGAAGGCCATCGACTGATCGATAGCCACCAACTTTTCATGGTGGGACCACAGGAAGACTCCGGAGGTCACGTGGTTGGGATGACGCATAACCTAGGCAACAGCAAGATAAACAATCAGAAATTACCATcactacaaacaaataaactaacAAGAAGGATTAATTCGTAAAAAAGTcttagtatagtgtagtgtgttttgTGCAGGGTTCACACCTTGATGTAATTGTGCAGGTCCATAAAGGTTCTCTTACTGTACTTGCTGTCAATGCTGACGGTAAATGGAACCTCTTTGTACAACAGTACATAAACCTTTACACCTGCCTCctgaaaacacagacacacatacacacacactatgaggGAAGAAATCAAAAGGAAACTCTCCATTCACTGTCTCATTATTGATTTGCTCACGTTCTTATCTGTGTGCTGAAAAGCACAAATCTGCTGCTTACGGCTTTGCGTTTGAGGATCTGGTCAAGACGCCATTGGTTATTCTGTGCTGGACGCTCCTTGAGGAAAATTTCGGGACTTAACCTGAGAGAAAAGGGAGAGAGGACGAACACGAAACAGCAATTAATCCCCAGACCGCAAAGCTCACAACACAGAGTCAGATCTCAATGCTCAGGAATTTAAACCAATTTAAAACTGGACAGGACAAAAACGTAAAAACCCCAAAAGCTGTGAAGATAAGATAAGGAGTCCAAGATAAATCAATATAACTGGAACGATCTAGATTCATAAACGTAATAGAAGGtgcacacaaaatacacaggAGGTCCAAGCTATCAGCAGCATGTCTACAATGGAAATCTACTTTCCAACAGTAATAATAAGCCACTTGCCACGTGACTTAAACTGACATTTAATTTTCCAGGTCTGACAGAGTAAGTAGAATCTGTTCTGTAACAAACATCAGCACTGAACTATGGCAACAATAACAGCACAAAAACTAAACTAGAGTCTATTAACATGCGCCACTCTAAACTGGCACTGTGTGCATTGAGTGCGTACTGACCACCAATCAGTGATGAAGATCTCCTCCTCCGCCTTCTCCAGTGCGTCCGTCAGGTCCGCAAAATACCCACTCCCGTTCACgtacctgtcaatcaaatccATCAGTCGCTCACTCCATCTTTAACAATGTCACTGAAAGAAACTAAACTCTTCTACATCTCAACACCAAGAGAGAATGCGGCTACGCTGCAGATGCACAACAGCAtgtagtatgtactgtatatatttactataaaaaaaagaaggtttttCTATACTGTAGTTTTTCTCTAGATTACATCACTATAAACCAAAtcatatatgcacatatacCTGTACACTGAAGCATGCACTTAATTAAAGCTACAATTATAATTAAAAGTATACATGCACATGCTTATACCTGTATGCGTGTCTGTCGTATAGTTATGAAGCACTAagtatagtataaattataataaaaggaGCATGCTAAGGAGATGTACCATTTGGTATCCGAGTTGGGTCTAGGAGGGGCGAAGCAGCCAAAGTCTTGAGAAAATCACATTGTAGAGACAGACACCATATCTCCTCCTTCCACCATTGGGCCTGCCTGTAACTACTACATTTAATGGTCAGTTCACTGTGACcgaccacacaaacacacacacacacacacacacaaacgttaGCTTCCCAAAAACTACAGGAACAATTCTTCATCGATATGATTGCTACATGCTAACAGCCTTTTTATGTTCCAGGAGAACTGACCGTGTGTCAGGTGCACCATCATCAGGTACGTATACTGcacat
Proteins encoded:
- the LOC128603450 gene encoding phospholipase D1-like isoform X2, which encodes MDLHNYIKVMRHPNHVTSGVFLWSHHEKLVAIDQSMAFMGGLDLAFGRWDDSNYRLTDVLVSGTDIQGACSVPKTKRKAVAGGAGDKNTLLWLGKDYNNFFMKDWTQIDKPFEDIVDRTMVPRIPWRDLGAMVHGKAASDLSRHFIQRWNFTKDREL
- the LOC128603450 gene encoding phospholipase D1-like isoform X1, whose protein sequence is MDLHNYIKVMRHPNHVTSGVFLWSHHEKLVAIDQSMAFMGGLDLAFGRWDDSNYRLTDVLVSGTDIQGACSVPKTKRKAVAGGAGDKNTLLWLGKDYNNFFMKDWTQIDKPFEDIVDRTMVPRIPWRDLGAMVHGKAASDLSRHFIQRWNFTKDRGTQLGTERGNRSSLSSDSWRTGVSRGVRAQKRGAIQSEHLD